A section of the Vescimonas fastidiosa genome encodes:
- a CDS encoding tyrosine-type recombinase/integrase has translation MPKRGENIYKRKDGRWEGRYIRGRTASGQAEYGYVYADSYKACRAKRQQCIETLPEKPAVQASAATLAQAAELFLSEKSHVLKASSWNRYSYLTQHYILPALGTAPICQLTADQISDFLRRLQRSGLSGKSARDIGVLLKSILKYTAKKLDCSCPGVNAELPVYHRKKIEVFFADEIGRLAKKVLEAPSMAGVGVLLALNAGLRLGELCALQYKDIDLCNGVIHVTKTAQRMKKGMHTHLVVQPPKTDNARRTIPLPEDMLALLRQTVCPARNEENYFLTGKSAPLEPRTLQYQYRALLKAAGIPYRNFHVLRHTYASRCVEQGVDIKSLSEMLGHADVRTTLQVYVHSSLEHKMRVVQSICFLSLAPAADFAPSAFPSHGPETALRQRVFPNLSQIV, from the coding sequence ATGCCTAAAAGAGGAGAAAATATTTACAAGCGGAAAGACGGACGCTGGGAGGGGCGATATATTCGCGGCCGCACAGCTTCCGGGCAGGCTGAGTATGGGTATGTTTACGCCGACAGCTATAAGGCGTGCCGGGCCAAGCGGCAGCAATGCATTGAGACGCTGCCAGAGAAGCCTGCCGTGCAAGCATCTGCTGCGACCTTGGCCCAGGCCGCAGAACTGTTTTTAAGCGAGAAAAGCCATGTTCTGAAAGCATCATCCTGGAATCGGTATTCCTATCTGACGCAGCATTATATCTTGCCTGCTTTGGGAACGGCCCCTATCTGCCAGCTGACGGCGGATCAGATTTCTGATTTCCTGCGCCGCTTGCAGCGAAGCGGACTATCCGGCAAAAGCGCCAGGGACATCGGCGTATTACTAAAGTCAATTCTGAAGTATACAGCCAAAAAGCTGGACTGCAGCTGTCCCGGTGTGAATGCCGAACTGCCCGTCTATCACCGAAAAAAGATCGAGGTATTTTTCGCAGACGAGATTGGGCGGTTGGCAAAAAAGGTCCTGGAAGCGCCCAGCATGGCGGGCGTTGGGGTCCTGCTTGCGCTGAATGCCGGTCTGCGCTTGGGGGAGCTATGTGCGCTCCAGTATAAGGATATTGATTTATGTAATGGGGTGATCCATGTCACCAAGACGGCCCAGCGAATGAAAAAGGGCATGCACACCCACCTGGTGGTGCAACCGCCGAAAACCGACAACGCCCGGCGCACGATCCCGCTGCCAGAGGATATGCTGGCCCTTTTAAGGCAAACGGTTTGCCCGGCCAGGAATGAGGAGAACTATTTTCTGACCGGTAAGTCTGCTCCGCTGGAACCGCGGACACTGCAATACCAGTACCGCGCATTGCTGAAGGCGGCGGGGATCCCTTATCGAAATTTCCATGTGCTGCGGCACACCTATGCGTCGCGCTGCGTGGAGCAGGGTGTGGACATCAAGAGCTTGAGCGAGATGCTGGGCCATGCCGATGTCCGGACTACGCTCCAGGTCTATGTCCATTCCTCCCTGGAGCACAAGATGCGGGTGGTTCAAAGCATATGCTTCCTTTCTCTTGCCCCGGCGGCGGACTTTGCGCCGTCAGCATTTCCGTCACACGGGCCGGAAACGGCGCTGCGACAACGGGTTTTTCCGAACCTTTCGCAAATTGTATAG
- a CDS encoding homing endonuclease associated repeat-containing protein, whose amino-acid sequence MGKVAGAQNFDGANWYEQHIAKRTRDALAEQDRAFAEKHAGDSLDQLAAYLRRCAGHWGKSPAPIEIVGGSYIAERFGDWKDALRAAHLNPIYKKPRNRDCGRYQNEKKIQIQMHRSERDAKRAARVERVKQRQSKCAVHEATEETFVATDVMLE is encoded by the coding sequence ATGGGTAAAGTAGCAGGTGCGCAAAATTTTGACGGAGCGAATTGGTACGAGCAGCACATTGCCAAAAGAACACGGGATGCATTGGCTGAGCAGGACCGCGCTTTTGCGGAAAAACACGCAGGCGACAGCCTGGATCAGCTGGCGGCCTATCTCCGGCGCTGCGCCGGACATTGGGGAAAGTCCCCTGCCCCCATCGAGATCGTCGGTGGCAGTTACATCGCAGAGCGCTTTGGCGATTGGAAAGATGCGCTGAGAGCCGCCCACTTGAATCCTATATACAAAAAACCCCGCAATAGAGATTGCGGGCGCTATCAAAACGAAAAGAAAATCCAAATTCAGATGCATCGGAGCGAGCGTGACGCTAAACGGGCAGCACGGGTTGAGCGAGTCAAGCAACGCCAAAGCAAATGCGCTGTTCACGAAGCCACAGAGGAAACCTTCGTTGCAACAGATGTAATGCTTGAGTAA